Proteins from one Geomonas agri genomic window:
- a CDS encoding branched-chain amino acid aminotransferase, with translation MEIRVIPISEGEKKAKYTDESQLGFGRIFTDYMLLVEWKAGQGWVDGRIKKYEPFQIDPAALVLHYAQEIFEGLKAYKWEDGTIALFRPEMNARRFNHSAERLCMPEVPEELFVKGIEQLVALESAWVPGSEGTSLYIRPAMIAVEPHVGIKPSDHYYFYVILSPVGAYYSAGFNPVKIMVEDKYVRATPGGTGEAKTGGNYASSLKAGLEAKKKGYDQVLWLDGVHKRYIEEVGSMNMFFAYGDTIVTAPLEGSILHGITRDSVLTLAKSMGLKVEERKIDVNDLMQDLKSGKITEAFGSGTAAVVTPVGTLCYAGETVQVGTGGVGKHTQALYDTLTGIQTGKIEDKFGWIKKVK, from the coding sequence ATGGAGATCAGGGTAATACCGATTAGCGAGGGGGAGAAGAAGGCCAAGTACACCGACGAGTCGCAGCTCGGTTTCGGAAGGATTTTCACCGATTACATGCTGCTGGTCGAATGGAAAGCCGGCCAGGGTTGGGTCGACGGCCGCATCAAGAAGTACGAGCCGTTCCAGATCGACCCCGCGGCGCTCGTTTTGCACTACGCTCAAGAAATCTTCGAGGGGCTGAAAGCCTACAAATGGGAGGACGGCACTATCGCGCTGTTCCGCCCGGAGATGAATGCCCGTCGCTTCAACCACTCCGCGGAACGCCTCTGCATGCCGGAGGTTCCCGAAGAGCTTTTCGTGAAAGGGATCGAGCAACTGGTCGCCCTTGAAAGCGCGTGGGTTCCGGGGTCGGAAGGGACCTCGCTCTACATCCGTCCCGCCATGATCGCCGTCGAGCCGCACGTCGGCATCAAGCCCTCGGACCACTACTACTTCTACGTGATCCTTTCTCCGGTGGGCGCCTACTACTCCGCCGGCTTCAACCCGGTCAAGATCATGGTCGAGGACAAGTACGTCCGCGCCACCCCCGGCGGCACCGGCGAAGCCAAGACCGGCGGCAACTATGCCAGCTCCCTCAAGGCCGGGCTCGAGGCCAAGAAGAAGGGGTACGACCAGGTGCTGTGGCTGGACGGCGTGCACAAGCGTTACATCGAGGAAGTCGGCTCGATGAACATGTTCTTCGCCTACGGCGACACCATCGTCACCGCTCCGCTCGAGGGGAGCATCCTGCACGGCATCACCCGCGATTCCGTACTGACCCTGGCTAAGTCCATGGGGCTCAAGGTCGAGGAGCGCAAGATCGACGTGAATGACCTGATGCAGGATCTGAAGAGCGGCAAGATCACCGAGGCCTTCGGCAGCGGCACCGCGGCGGTAGTCACCCCGGTCGGTACCCTCTGCTATGCCGGTGAAACGGTCCAGGTCGGTACCGGCGGCGTCGGCAAGCACACCCAGGCCCTGTACGACACCCTGACCGGCATCCAGACCGGCAAGATCGAAGACAAGTTCGGTTGGATCAAGAAGGTTAAGTAA
- a CDS encoding DNA-binding protein — MKRYSTMMSVLVTLALPVAGSCADIPKAPEKADTKVEAVAPKAADAKADAAAKAPEKAESKVEAIKKSMSTSGHSMMMGGTAPAAAGDTNPVGKVIETMASGGYTYANLEVADGTKTWVAYPVLETRVGDTLSFKGCMPMGKFQSKTLNRTFDSILFCNAPEVKGAAAKSAAKEAKKATPGEKIKVEKATGANAYTVEEIFAKSGSLNGKQVVVRGQVVKVASGIMNKNWLHLQDGTGNDKKKTNDLVVTTTDNAEEGDVITVSGTLAKDKDFGGGYKYTAIIEKGSVKK; from the coding sequence ATGAAGCGTTATTCCACCATGATGTCCGTCCTCGTCACGCTGGCGCTGCCGGTAGCCGGAAGCTGTGCCGACATACCCAAAGCCCCCGAGAAGGCAGACACCAAGGTCGAAGCAGTCGCACCGAAAGCTGCCGATGCCAAAGCCGACGCTGCTGCCAAGGCACCTGAAAAAGCCGAGTCCAAAGTCGAGGCCATCAAAAAGAGCATGTCCACAAGCGGCCATTCCATGATGATGGGTGGCACTGCCCCTGCTGCAGCAGGGGACACCAACCCCGTCGGCAAGGTCATCGAGACCATGGCAAGCGGCGGTTACACCTACGCCAACCTGGAAGTGGCCGATGGCACCAAGACCTGGGTAGCATACCCAGTCCTCGAAACCCGCGTCGGAGATACCCTTTCCTTTAAGGGCTGCATGCCGATGGGCAAGTTCCAGAGCAAGACCCTCAACCGCACCTTCGACAGCATACTGTTCTGCAACGCACCGGAAGTTAAAGGCGCTGCGGCAAAGTCTGCCGCCAAGGAGGCCAAGAAGGCCACTCCTGGCGAGAAGATCAAGGTGGAAAAGGCAACCGGCGCCAACGCCTACACCGTTGAGGAGATCTTTGCCAAAAGCGGCTCCCTGAACGGCAAGCAGGTCGTGGTGCGTGGCCAGGTGGTCAAGGTCGCCTCCGGCATCATGAACAAGAACTGGCTGCACCTCCAGGACGGCACCGGCAACGACAAGAAGAAAACCAACGACCTCGTGGTGACCACCACCGACAACGCGGAAGAAGGCGATGTCATCACCGTTTCCGGCACCCTCGCAAAGGACAAGGATTTCGGCGGTGGCTACAAATACACCGCCATCATCGAGAAGGGGAGCGTGAAGAAGTAA
- the clpB gene encoding ATP-dependent chaperone ClpB, whose protein sequence is MIRPEKMTVKTQEAIATAHENALAMSAPAIEAEHLLLALIDQEGGFVPDLIKKIGAPLPRLRDSVDEVLKRLPKVTGGAQVGLSAALNRVLDQAQKEADTMHDTFVSTEHLLLALVASKDTPSGRLLSQNGVTRDGILAALKELRGGEAVNEQDPEQKYQALAKYCRDLTDLARQGKLDPVIGRDDEIRRVLQVLSRRTKNNPVLIGEPGVGKTAIAEGLAQRIVSGDVPETLKDKVIMALDMGALIAGAKYRGEFEERLKAVIKEVARSEGKIILFIDEMHTLVGAGAAEGAMDASNMLKPALARGELHCIGATTLNEYRKHIEKDAALERRFQQVYAGEPSVEETISILRGLKEKYENYHKIQIKDSAIIAAATLSDRYITDRFLPDKAIDLIDEAASRLRIELDSKPTEIDEIDRRVIQLQIEREAMLREHDPKALERLKKLEEELSTLKAQSDELNSHWKRETNLLAELGELKQHKEDKAEEAKRAERDGLLARTAEIRYGEIPAIEKEIEDKRLTLEQIQKEGKMLPEEVDAEMVAEVVAKWTGIPVNRMLETESEKLVRMEERLKSRVVGQDEALTLVANAVRRARSGLSDPNRPIGSFIFLGPTGVGKTETARALASFLFDDDQAIVRIDMSEYQEKHTVARLIGAPPGYVGYEEGGQLTEAVRRRPYCIVLFDEIEKAHPEVFNVFLQILDDGRLTDGQGRTVDFKNSVIIMTSNLGSQWIQQYGATDYAKMQGEVMETLREAFKPEFLNRVDEIVIYHALPLERIKEIVSIQLQSLTKRLEEKSIGLEVTDQAREFLAREGYDPAYGARPLKRALQRKIQDPLALMLLEGKFGPGDTVEVDVTADGTSLAIGKNSEVNEYKNPN, encoded by the coding sequence ATGATCAGACCAGAGAAAATGACCGTAAAGACGCAGGAAGCCATAGCGACGGCGCATGAAAACGCCCTCGCCATGTCAGCGCCCGCCATCGAAGCCGAACACCTGCTGCTCGCCCTTATCGACCAGGAAGGCGGCTTCGTGCCCGACCTCATCAAGAAGATCGGCGCCCCCCTGCCGCGCCTGCGTGACAGCGTGGACGAGGTGCTCAAACGCCTGCCCAAAGTGACCGGTGGTGCCCAAGTGGGGCTCTCGGCAGCTCTCAACCGCGTCCTGGACCAGGCCCAGAAAGAAGCGGACACGATGCACGACACCTTTGTGTCGACGGAACACCTGCTGCTGGCGCTGGTGGCTTCGAAGGACACCCCGAGCGGTCGACTCTTGAGTCAGAACGGCGTGACCCGCGACGGCATCCTCGCGGCGCTGAAGGAGTTGCGCGGTGGCGAAGCGGTCAACGAGCAGGACCCCGAACAGAAATACCAGGCGCTGGCCAAATACTGCCGCGACCTGACCGACCTTGCCCGCCAGGGAAAACTGGACCCGGTCATCGGGCGCGACGACGAGATCCGCCGCGTGCTCCAGGTGCTGTCCCGGCGTACCAAGAACAACCCGGTGCTGATCGGTGAGCCCGGCGTGGGCAAGACGGCCATCGCCGAGGGCCTCGCCCAGCGCATCGTGTCCGGCGACGTCCCCGAAACGCTCAAGGACAAGGTGATCATGGCGCTCGACATGGGAGCCCTCATCGCCGGCGCCAAGTACCGGGGCGAGTTCGAGGAGCGACTCAAGGCGGTCATCAAGGAAGTGGCGCGCTCGGAAGGGAAGATCATCCTCTTCATCGACGAGATGCACACGCTGGTGGGCGCGGGAGCGGCGGAGGGGGCCATGGACGCCTCCAACATGCTGAAGCCTGCCCTGGCCCGCGGCGAGCTGCACTGCATCGGCGCCACCACGCTCAACGAATACAGAAAGCACATCGAGAAGGACGCGGCGCTCGAGCGGCGCTTCCAGCAGGTGTACGCCGGCGAGCCGAGCGTTGAGGAAACCATATCGATCCTGCGCGGCCTCAAGGAAAAATACGAGAACTACCACAAGATCCAGATCAAGGATTCGGCCATCATCGCAGCGGCGACGCTCTCGGACCGCTACATCACCGACCGTTTCCTCCCCGACAAGGCGATCGACCTCATCGACGAGGCGGCATCCCGGCTCAGGATCGAACTGGATTCCAAGCCGACCGAGATCGACGAGATCGACCGGCGCGTCATCCAGCTCCAGATCGAGCGGGAGGCCATGCTGCGCGAACACGACCCCAAAGCACTTGAGAGACTGAAAAAGCTGGAAGAGGAGCTTTCGACGCTGAAGGCGCAGTCGGACGAACTGAACAGCCACTGGAAAAGGGAGACCAATCTCCTCGCAGAACTGGGCGAACTCAAACAGCACAAGGAGGACAAGGCCGAGGAGGCCAAACGCGCTGAGCGCGATGGTCTTTTGGCCCGCACAGCCGAGATCCGCTACGGCGAAATCCCAGCCATCGAGAAGGAGATCGAGGACAAGCGCCTCACCCTGGAACAGATCCAGAAAGAAGGGAAGATGCTCCCGGAGGAGGTGGATGCCGAGATGGTGGCCGAAGTGGTCGCCAAGTGGACCGGCATCCCGGTGAACCGGATGCTGGAGACCGAGAGCGAGAAGCTAGTGCGCATGGAAGAGCGACTGAAGAGCCGGGTGGTTGGCCAGGACGAGGCGCTCACCCTTGTTGCCAACGCCGTGCGCCGCGCAAGGAGCGGTCTCTCCGACCCGAACCGTCCCATCGGTTCCTTCATCTTCCTGGGCCCCACTGGGGTCGGCAAGACGGAAACCGCCCGCGCCCTTGCCTCGTTCTTGTTCGACGACGACCAAGCCATCGTGCGCATCGACATGAGCGAATACCAGGAGAAACACACAGTGGCGCGCCTAATCGGGGCTCCGCCGGGATACGTCGGTTACGAGGAGGGAGGGCAACTCACCGAGGCGGTGCGGCGCCGCCCCTACTGCATCGTGCTCTTTGACGAGATAGAGAAGGCACATCCTGAGGTATTCAACGTCTTCTTGCAGATCCTCGACGACGGCAGGCTAACCGACGGGCAGGGGAGAACGGTGGACTTCAAAAATTCCGTGATCATCATGACCAGCAACCTTGGCTCACAGTGGATCCAACAGTACGGCGCCACCGACTACGCCAAGATGCAGGGTGAGGTCATGGAGACGCTCAGGGAGGCGTTCAAGCCGGAATTCCTGAACCGCGTTGACGAGATCGTCATCTACCACGCGCTCCCCTTGGAGCGGATCAAGGAGATCGTCTCAATCCAGCTGCAGTCACTCACCAAGCGACTGGAAGAGAAGAGCATTGGGCTGGAGGTCACCGACCAGGCACGGGAGTTCCTGGCGCGGGAAGGCTACGACCCCGCCTATGGAGCCCGGCCTTTGAAACGCGCCCTGCAGCGCAAGATACAGGACCCGCTGGCGCTCATGTTGCTGGAAGGAAAATTCGGCCCAGGAGACACGGTCGAGGTCGACGTGACAGCCGATGGGACTTCCCTGGCCATCGGCAAAAATAGCGAAGTTAACGAATACAAGAACCCAAATTAA